A genome region from Oxyura jamaicensis isolate SHBP4307 breed ruddy duck chromosome 25, BPBGC_Ojam_1.0, whole genome shotgun sequence includes the following:
- the LOC118178304 gene encoding Fc receptor-like protein 4 isoform X1: protein MGMGLGERWGPPQRRGGRGGGALGTPGNGEGAAAEGRRQSSEAGGSAEPGSRGLGWCAGRFLNLPALTMLPWSTLVEGAVAAQKSISTQGTSPLPSVWGSHRALDPQSGMAGSRALLLLAQVLGLAATEMALLTMDPPWSTIFRGESVTLRCRGAHPHGQQPTTWYHNDKILARTDTDTYRITNARQKQTGRYKCQSPGSVSSNPITLTVSYDWLILQVPSHVVFEGEPLCMQCRGWDPGSMTSVQYFRDGADITTRYASAKQLCIPRAETHQSGRYRCRGEMNSFLSVIKRESQELHVFIKELFSSPVLSVASSAETLEGSPLNLSCVTHLSPHSPHTILWYLFYRNSTVLQGPETSSKYQVPTVGLADTGSYFCEVRAENSSIWKRSAQVPVAVRRVPISGVSLDVQPHEGQVMEGQRLVLSCSVAAGTGSISFSWHREGSAEVLGKGTRYEILSAQQNDDGQYYCMASNGDVPAQSPRLQVTVVGVSSLFYCHIRAPLLLAALGSLLCGLVAVHVLTARGKDPKGVKQCVGLPKRPSAHASDAHQERTLVGHLKPTAGPARAPWKSGK, encoded by the exons atggggatggggctcGGGGAGCGCTGGGGGCCCCCGCAGCGaagaggggggaggggggggggggctctgggcacGCCCGGaaatggggagggggctgcagcagaggggcGAAGGCAAAGCAGCGAGGCTGGGGGAAGCGCAGAGCCGGGGAGCCGCGGGCTGGGATG GTGTGCAGGGAGGTTTTTGAATCTCCCAGCACTGACGATGCTGCCCTGGAGCACTTTGGTGGAAGGTGCCGTCGCTGCGCAG aaaagcatCTCCACACAGGGGACATCACCGTTGCCCTCTGTGTGGGGAAGTCACCGAGCTCTGGACCCCCAGTCTGGgatggcagggagcagagccctgctcctcctgg CTCAAGTCCTCGGCCTTGCTG CCACAGAGATGGCTCTGCTAACCATGGACCCCCCCTGGAGCACGATATTCCGAGGAGAGAGTGTCACCCTGCGGTGCCGGGGTGCGCacccccatgggcagcagcccACAACCTGGTACCACAACGACAAGATCCTGGCGCGCACGGACACTGACACGTACAGGATCACGAACGCCAGGCAGAAACAGACGGGCAGATACAAGTGCCAGAGCCCCGGCTCCGTGTCCAGCAACCCCATCACCTTGACCGTCTCCTATG ACTGGCTGATCCTCCAGGTCCCGTCTCATGTGGTGTTCGAGGGCGAGCCGCTGTGCATGCAGTGCCGGGGATGGGACCCGGGGAGCATGACTTCAGTGCAGTATTTCAGAGATGGAGCAGACATCACCACCCGCTACGCCTCGGCCAAGCAGCTCTGCATCCCCCGGGCCGAGACCCACCAGAGCGGCAGGTATCGCTGCAGGGGAGAGATGAACTCCTTCTTGTCAGTAATAAAAAGGGAATCTCAAGAGTTACATGTTTTTATCAAAG AGCTCTTCTCCTCCCCGGTGCTGAGCGTGGCCAGCTCAGCGGAGACCCTTGAGGGAAGCCCCCTCAACCTGAGCTGTGTCACGCACCtcagcccccacagcccccacacCATCCTCTGGTACCTCTTCTACCGAAACAGCACGGTCCTTCAAGGCCCCGAGACCTCCTCCAAGTACCAGGTGCCGACGGTGGGGCTGGCGGACACGGGCTCCTACTTCTGTGAGGTGCGGGCAGAGAACTCCAGCATATGGAAGCGGAGTGCCCAGGTCCCCGTTGCTGTCCGAA GAGTCCCCATCTCAGGGGTGTCCCTGGACGTGCAGCCCCATGAGGGGCAGGTGATGGAGGGGCAGcgcctggtgctgagctgctcagtGGCTGCAGGCACGGGGTCTATCTCCTTTTCCTGGCACCgagagggctctgcagaggtttTGGGAAAGGGCACCCGTTATGAGATCCTGTCAGCCCAGCAAAACGACGATGGACAGTATTATTGTATGGCCTCCAACGGGGACGTCCCAGCACAGAGCCCGCGGCTGCAGGTCACGGTTGTGG GTGTCTCTTCACTCTTCTACTGCCATATCAGAGCGCCACTGCTGCTAGCAGCCTTGGGGTCCCTGCTGTGCGGGCTGGTTGCTGTCCATGTCCTCACTGCAAGGGGCAAAGACCCGAAAGGGGTGAAACAGTGCGTGGGACTCCCCAAGAGACCATCTGCACATGCATCAGATGCACACCAGGAAAGAACGCTTGTGGGGCACCTCAAACCCACTGCTGGCCCCGCAAGGGCACCATGGAAATCAGGCAAATga
- the LOC118178304 gene encoding Fc receptor-like protein 3 isoform X3 — protein MVCREVFESPSTDDAALEHFGGRCRRCAAQVLGLAATEMALLTMDPPWSTIFRGESVTLRCRGAHPHGQQPTTWYHNDKILARTDTDTYRITNARQKQTGRYKCQSPGSVSSNPITLTVSYDWLILQVPSHVVFEGEPLCMQCRGWDPGSMTSVQYFRDGADITTRYASAKQLCIPRAETHQSGRYRCRGEMNSFLSVIKRESQELHVFIKELFSSPVLSVASSAETLEGSPLNLSCVTHLSPHSPHTILWYLFYRNSTVLQGPETSSKYQVPTVGLADTGSYFCEVRAENSSIWKRSAQVPVAVRRVPISGVSLDVQPHEGQVMEGQRLVLSCSVAAGTGSISFSWHREGSAEVLGKGTRYEILSAQQNDDGQYYCMASNGDVPAQSPRLQVTVVGVSSLFYCHIRAPLLLAALGSLLCGLVAVHVLTARGKDPKGVKQCVGLPKRPSAHASDAHQERTLVGHLKPTAGPARAPWKSGK, from the exons ATG GTGTGCAGGGAGGTTTTTGAATCTCCCAGCACTGACGATGCTGCCCTGGAGCACTTTGGTGGAAGGTGCCGTCGCTGCGCAG CTCAAGTCCTCGGCCTTGCTG CCACAGAGATGGCTCTGCTAACCATGGACCCCCCCTGGAGCACGATATTCCGAGGAGAGAGTGTCACCCTGCGGTGCCGGGGTGCGCacccccatgggcagcagcccACAACCTGGTACCACAACGACAAGATCCTGGCGCGCACGGACACTGACACGTACAGGATCACGAACGCCAGGCAGAAACAGACGGGCAGATACAAGTGCCAGAGCCCCGGCTCCGTGTCCAGCAACCCCATCACCTTGACCGTCTCCTATG ACTGGCTGATCCTCCAGGTCCCGTCTCATGTGGTGTTCGAGGGCGAGCCGCTGTGCATGCAGTGCCGGGGATGGGACCCGGGGAGCATGACTTCAGTGCAGTATTTCAGAGATGGAGCAGACATCACCACCCGCTACGCCTCGGCCAAGCAGCTCTGCATCCCCCGGGCCGAGACCCACCAGAGCGGCAGGTATCGCTGCAGGGGAGAGATGAACTCCTTCTTGTCAGTAATAAAAAGGGAATCTCAAGAGTTACATGTTTTTATCAAAG AGCTCTTCTCCTCCCCGGTGCTGAGCGTGGCCAGCTCAGCGGAGACCCTTGAGGGAAGCCCCCTCAACCTGAGCTGTGTCACGCACCtcagcccccacagcccccacacCATCCTCTGGTACCTCTTCTACCGAAACAGCACGGTCCTTCAAGGCCCCGAGACCTCCTCCAAGTACCAGGTGCCGACGGTGGGGCTGGCGGACACGGGCTCCTACTTCTGTGAGGTGCGGGCAGAGAACTCCAGCATATGGAAGCGGAGTGCCCAGGTCCCCGTTGCTGTCCGAA GAGTCCCCATCTCAGGGGTGTCCCTGGACGTGCAGCCCCATGAGGGGCAGGTGATGGAGGGGCAGcgcctggtgctgagctgctcagtGGCTGCAGGCACGGGGTCTATCTCCTTTTCCTGGCACCgagagggctctgcagaggtttTGGGAAAGGGCACCCGTTATGAGATCCTGTCAGCCCAGCAAAACGACGATGGACAGTATTATTGTATGGCCTCCAACGGGGACGTCCCAGCACAGAGCCCGCGGCTGCAGGTCACGGTTGTGG GTGTCTCTTCACTCTTCTACTGCCATATCAGAGCGCCACTGCTGCTAGCAGCCTTGGGGTCCCTGCTGTGCGGGCTGGTTGCTGTCCATGTCCTCACTGCAAGGGGCAAAGACCCGAAAGGGGTGAAACAGTGCGTGGGACTCCCCAAGAGACCATCTGCACATGCATCAGATGCACACCAGGAAAGAACGCTTGTGGGGCACCTCAAACCCACTGCTGGCCCCGCAAGGGCACCATGGAAATCAGGCAAATga
- the LOC118178304 gene encoding Fc receptor-like protein 3 isoform X2, with the protein MAGSRALLLLECLAGASQWCSSLLLFLLAAQVLGLAATEMALLTMDPPWSTIFRGESVTLRCRGAHPHGQQPTTWYHNDKILARTDTDTYRITNARQKQTGRYKCQSPGSVSSNPITLTVSYDWLILQVPSHVVFEGEPLCMQCRGWDPGSMTSVQYFRDGADITTRYASAKQLCIPRAETHQSGRYRCRGEMNSFLSVIKRESQELHVFIKELFSSPVLSVASSAETLEGSPLNLSCVTHLSPHSPHTILWYLFYRNSTVLQGPETSSKYQVPTVGLADTGSYFCEVRAENSSIWKRSAQVPVAVRRVPISGVSLDVQPHEGQVMEGQRLVLSCSVAAGTGSISFSWHREGSAEVLGKGTRYEILSAQQNDDGQYYCMASNGDVPAQSPRLQVTVVGVSSLFYCHIRAPLLLAALGSLLCGLVAVHVLTARGKDPKGVKQCVGLPKRPSAHASDAHQERTLVGHLKPTAGPARAPWKSGK; encoded by the exons atggcagggagcagagccctgctcctcctgg AATGCCTGGCAGGTGCTTCCCAGTGGTGCTCAtcccttcttcttttcctccttgcagCTCAAGTCCTCGGCCTTGCTG CCACAGAGATGGCTCTGCTAACCATGGACCCCCCCTGGAGCACGATATTCCGAGGAGAGAGTGTCACCCTGCGGTGCCGGGGTGCGCacccccatgggcagcagcccACAACCTGGTACCACAACGACAAGATCCTGGCGCGCACGGACACTGACACGTACAGGATCACGAACGCCAGGCAGAAACAGACGGGCAGATACAAGTGCCAGAGCCCCGGCTCCGTGTCCAGCAACCCCATCACCTTGACCGTCTCCTATG ACTGGCTGATCCTCCAGGTCCCGTCTCATGTGGTGTTCGAGGGCGAGCCGCTGTGCATGCAGTGCCGGGGATGGGACCCGGGGAGCATGACTTCAGTGCAGTATTTCAGAGATGGAGCAGACATCACCACCCGCTACGCCTCGGCCAAGCAGCTCTGCATCCCCCGGGCCGAGACCCACCAGAGCGGCAGGTATCGCTGCAGGGGAGAGATGAACTCCTTCTTGTCAGTAATAAAAAGGGAATCTCAAGAGTTACATGTTTTTATCAAAG AGCTCTTCTCCTCCCCGGTGCTGAGCGTGGCCAGCTCAGCGGAGACCCTTGAGGGAAGCCCCCTCAACCTGAGCTGTGTCACGCACCtcagcccccacagcccccacacCATCCTCTGGTACCTCTTCTACCGAAACAGCACGGTCCTTCAAGGCCCCGAGACCTCCTCCAAGTACCAGGTGCCGACGGTGGGGCTGGCGGACACGGGCTCCTACTTCTGTGAGGTGCGGGCAGAGAACTCCAGCATATGGAAGCGGAGTGCCCAGGTCCCCGTTGCTGTCCGAA GAGTCCCCATCTCAGGGGTGTCCCTGGACGTGCAGCCCCATGAGGGGCAGGTGATGGAGGGGCAGcgcctggtgctgagctgctcagtGGCTGCAGGCACGGGGTCTATCTCCTTTTCCTGGCACCgagagggctctgcagaggtttTGGGAAAGGGCACCCGTTATGAGATCCTGTCAGCCCAGCAAAACGACGATGGACAGTATTATTGTATGGCCTCCAACGGGGACGTCCCAGCACAGAGCCCGCGGCTGCAGGTCACGGTTGTGG GTGTCTCTTCACTCTTCTACTGCCATATCAGAGCGCCACTGCTGCTAGCAGCCTTGGGGTCCCTGCTGTGCGGGCTGGTTGCTGTCCATGTCCTCACTGCAAGGGGCAAAGACCCGAAAGGGGTGAAACAGTGCGTGGGACTCCCCAAGAGACCATCTGCACATGCATCAGATGCACACCAGGAAAGAACGCTTGTGGGGCACCTCAAACCCACTGCTGGCCCCGCAAGGGCACCATGGAAATCAGGCAAATga